GACCAAGGCTCGCCGCGGCTTCTAACGCTGCACGGACTGCGGGTTGGTCAAAAATCTCAGACGCCGGACAAATCAAATTGTCCGGCGTTTCAAGGTCGTAAGTCGTGTTGGTCGGATCAGAGACCTGATCCGCCAAAGCTCCGTGGGGCTGGCTCAAGGGTAATCACCTGATTGTTGCGTAATTCGGCGATGGCGAGGCCACGCTGGTTCAGACCATTTGGCAGGAACCGGAAGATACCACCAGTCCCTTGAAAGCCTTGGGACGTCGTGAGCGCCTGTTTTGTCAGGGCGTTGGCGTTTCCTTGGGCAACAAGCGCGCCGATGGCGGCAATTCCATCATACGCGAGACCGGCCAGCGGATGTGGCGCATCGCCATAAACAGACGCGTAACGGTTCTGGAACGCGTTGTTCAAACCTTGATCAGGCAACGCAATGATGCCGCCTTGGGCAGCAGCGCTTCCCAGAACGTCAGCATTTGCGTCCCAACGGGTCAAACCCATAAAGCGCGCTTCGTTCGATGTCAGACCAGCGGCTGACAGACCGTCCAGAATAAACGGAAGGTCAGCAGAAGGATCACCTGTGAAGAAGACCGCATCGCTACCACCATTCCGCGCTGCAGAAACGATACGCGCCGACGAATCGGATACGCCTTGCTGGGTCAATGGATACCCTTCGATCGCGGTCACTTGGCCCCCGTTCGCACGAACAGCGTTTGCAATCGCATCACGGCCCAACTGCCCGGGAACTGAATTGCCATGGACAACCGTGTAGCGGTTGATGCCTTGACGGCCTGCGTACTGGACCAAACGGTTCGCTGTGTTTCCGAATGTAGACCCGAGGATAAAAACGTTACCGCCAGCAATTGTCGGGTTGTTCGAAAACGCGAGGACGTTCACATTACGGTTCGCGACAGACACACCAGCCGCGTTGGCCGCTTCACCAAACAACGGTCCCAAAATAATCTTTGCACCGTCATCGACAGCCGCATTGGCGACGCGTGCGGCCTGCAAAGGGTCACCGGCAGTGTTGTAGACGCGCAGATCGATCGTCACGCCAGCCAAATCGGAAATCGCCAACCGTGCGGCATTTTCAAGGCTAGCTGACAAACGACCTTCGTTACCAGACCCACCTGGAACCAACAGGGCAACCTGAACAGGCGCGTTCGGATCAATGCGCTGACCGGTGTTTTCATTCACACCAACTTGGCCGGGGACCGTACAGGCCGACACGAACACAAGCGTCAAAAAGATAAACAGCCGGGCTGCCGCCTTGCGGGCGTCGGCGAAACAAGCAAACATAGGAAATCCCCCTCCTGATGGTGACCTCCATCGGGTCAAACATTGGGCAACATCATAGGGCTATGCGCCAAAGGGTCTAGGTATGAATTTTATAGAAAAACCCTTGACGGCGGGTCTTTATTTCGTGGCGACTCCAATCGGGTCCGCACGAGACATGACACTGCGCGGTCTCGACATCCTCGCCAGCGCCGATCTGATTGCCGCGGAAGACACACGAACGGCCCGCAAATTGATGGAAATTCATGGCGTACCGCTTGGGACACGACAGGTTGTCGCCTACCATGACCACAGCGGGGAAAAGCCAACCGAACGCCTTGTGAGGGCTGTAAGCGAAGGAAAATCAGTTGCTTACGTGTCTGAAGCAGGCACGCCATTAGTGGCCGATCCGGGATATGAACTGGGCGCTGCAATGATTGCGGCGGACCTGCCGGTCACCACGGCCCCAGGGGCGTCGGCAGTGCTTGCCGCCCTGACCGTCTCAGGTTTGGCAACTGACCGCTTTGCATTCATCGGATTCCTGCCATCTGCAAAGACACAGCGCGAAACAGAGATCGCCGAACTACGCGATATGCCGCTGACACTGGTGTTCTACGAATCCCCAAAGCGTCTTCATGATATGCTAATGTCTTTGCGCGATGTTCTAGGGGGCGACCGCCGCGCGGTGGTCTGCCGTGAGCTGACCAAGAAGTTTGAAGAAACCACACGCGGGTCTCTTGATGACCTTGTCGCAGATTTTGCCGACCGCAAGGTAAAGGGCGAAATTGTCGTGCTGGTTGATCGTGGGAACGGTGAAAAGATCGGCGAAAACGATGTGCAGGCGGCATTGGTTGATGCGATGCGCACGATGCGGGTGAAAGATGCCGCGACGATGGTTGCGGGTGCGATGGGTCTACCCCGCCGCCAAGTTTATCAAATGGCCCTTGGGCTGGAAAAGGACGACGAATGACATCATCGACGCAACAAGCGATGCGTGCCAGCACCAATCACCATGCAGGATTGGCGGCCGAATCCAGTGTTGCCCGTGATTACAAACGTCGTGGCCATTCTATTGCGCATACACGATGGCGCGGGCGCGGCGGCGAAATCGATTTGATTGTCCGCGATGGTGACAGCCTGATCTTTGTCGAAGTTAAGAAAAGCAAATCCCACGCGACCGCATTGCAACGTGTCAGTCGCCGTCAGATGGACAGGCTCTGCGCTGCTGCGAGTGAATTTGTGGCAAATGAACCGCGCGGGGCGTTAACCGAAATGCGTTTCGATGTGGCAACCGTTGATCAAACGGGCAACGTGCGGATTATTGAAAACGCGTTCATGGAAGCGTGATCTGGCCGCCATTGCACAGGCCCGTCGCATGGGCCATGTATCTCTCAATTTCATATTGAGAAAAGGCCACAGGTCATGCCCTTGAAAGTAGCGATCCAAATGGACCCGATTGGTCCTATCGATATTAACGCCGACAGCACCTTCCGCATTGCAGAAGAAGCACAGGCGCGCGGTCACAGTCTTTTCTACTATACGCCTGACAAACTCGCCTACCGCGAAGGTAAAGTTGTCGCGCGCGGCTGGCCGCTGACCATTCAGCGGGTCGAAGGCGATCATTTTACGCTGGGCGACGAAATTGAAGTCGATCTTGCCGACTACGATGTCGTTTGGCTGCGCCAAGATCCCCCTTTCGACATGGGGTACATCACCACGACCCATATTCTTGATATGATTCACCCCGGCACGCTCGTCGTGAATGACCCGTTCTGGGTACGGAACTATCCGGAAAAGTTGCTGGTTCTGAACTTCCCTGACCTGACACCCCCAACAATGATTGCGCGTGATTTGGACACGCTCAAATCATTCCGTGCCGCACATGGCGATGTGATCCTCAAGCCACTTTACGGCAATGGTGGCGCCGGTGTTTTCAAGCTGAAACAAGGTGATAGCAACCTCGCATCGCTGCACGAAATGTTCTCGGGGATTAATCGCGAACCGCTGATTATGCAGAAATTCCTGCCAGACGTCAGTAAAGGCGACAAGCGGGTCATCTTGGTCGATGGTGAACCTGTTGGGGCGATCAACCGCGTCCCCGCCGATGGCGAAACCCGATCCAATATGCACGTAGGCGGACGCCCCGAGAAAGTTGAACTGACCGACCGTGACCGCGAAATTTGTGCGGCAATCGGACCGTTGTTGCGTGAAAAGGGTCAGATTTTTGTCGGGATCGATGTGATTGGTGACTGGCTGACCGAAATCAACGTGACCTCACCGACAGGCATTCAAGAATTGGAACGGTTTGACGACGTCAATATCACGGCCAAAATTTGGGAAGCAATTGAAGCGCGTCGCGCTGCTGCCTGATCACACGTCCTGAGACAGCGAGAGGCGGTAGCTTACCGCCTCCGCGACATGCGGGCGGCGCACATCCGTTTCGCCTGCCAAATCAGCGATGGTTCGCGCGACGCGCAACACACGGTGATACCCCCGCGCCGAAAGCCCAAACCGTTCCGCGACTTTGACCAACAGCGCCCGCCCTTCGGTATCCGGCGTTGCCACCTGTTCCAAAACGCGCCCTTCAGCTTCGGCATTTACCCGTACGCCCGCCGCGTCCGCAAACCGTTGCGATTGCACATCGCGGGCGGCGGCAACGCGGGCAGCAATCACCGCAGAGCTTTCGCCGTCTTCTGGCAAGTCCAGATCAGTGTATGCGACCGGGGGCACTTCGACCCGTAAATCAAAACGGTCCATCAATGGCCCAGAAATGCGCCCCATATATTCTTCACCACAGATCGGCACACGTGCGCAGGCGCGCGCTGGATCTGCCAGATACCCGCATTTGCAAGGGTTCGCGGCCGCGACCAACATAAAACGACAGGGGTATTTCACATGCGCATTGGCCCGCGCGACGATCACCTCGCCTGTTTCAATCGGCTGGCGCAAGGTTTCGAGCACTGATCGTGGGAATTCTGGAAATTCATCGAGAAAAAGTACCCCATTGTGCGCCAGTGAAATCTGTCCGGGTTTTGCCGTTCGCCCGCCGCCGATAATCGCAGCGGTCGACGCTGTGTGATGCGGTTCTTGGAAAGGGCGCGTGCGATTGATGCCGCCCTCTTCCAACACGCCCGCCAGCGAATGAATCATCGACGTCTCTAACGCTTCTGTCGGTGACATTGGTGGAAGGATACCGGGAATACGCTTCGATAACATCGACTTACCAGACCCCGGCGAGCCGACCATCATCAAATGATGTCGCCCAGCGGCTGCGATTTCCAACGCACGTTTCGCACGTTCCTGCCCTTTCACCTCGGCCAGATCAGAGGCGTTTGCATCAACATGCACTTCGCCCGCGACCGCCGCGTCGAGAACCGCTTGGCCGGTAAAGTGCCGTATCGCCGCGGCCAGCGACTGCGGTGCGATCACTTTTGCGGCGTCGACCCATGCCGCTTCGGGACCGCATGCACTTGGGCAGACAAGAACTTTACCTTCAACCGCTGCAGCCATTGCCGCAGGCAACGCCCCAATGACAGGAACAAGATCACCATTTAGCGATAATTCACCAAGTGATACCGTGCCCGCAACATCATCACGCGGCAAGATTTCAAGCGCAGCCAACAACGCCAGCGCGATAGGCAAATCAAAATGCGACCCCTCTTTCGGCATATTCGCAGGCGACATATTGATCGTGATTTTCTTCGACGGCAGCGCAATTGCCATGTGCGTCAACGCGGCCCGCACTCTTTCGCGCGCTTCTGAAACCGCTTTATCTGGCAAGCCCACGATGGCGAACCCCGGCATGCCGGGGCTGACCGCGCATTGCACCTCGACCATTTTCGCGTCGATGCCATCAAAGGCGACCGTGTAGGCAACTGCTGACATGTTGGTTCCCGTCATTCCCAATACTTATGGTTAACGACAGGACCCTTGCGAAAAGGTTAATTGTTCAACAACGCCATAAATTTCGGCCATGCCGCTGGGTCTGCAACCGTTTTGTCACGACAAAACGCGTTGCAGACACCAAACGTTCTGCCGTCCAGTTCCAAGTAATGCGTGACCGGTTTACCAGAATACGGGCATGTTTCGTTTTCTGACGGACCTTGATCGACAGCCCGAGCAGGCAAAGCATCAATCGGCCATGGCTTTGTCTTCAATCCAAAATCGTATGGAAAAGGGTCGTAGCGCACAGTCTGCCCCATTGCCCGCCACTGTCGGTTAGACAGATCCGCGATATGCGCGTCGACATAGGCCTGCGCTGTGACACCCAACGGGATACCGTAGGTGGTAAAACGGTTCGCGATCGGCGCGTAGAATGCATCAGCCGCTGAGTATTGCCCAAACAGCCACGGCCCGTCTTCGCCGAACCTGTCGCGCGCCATTGACCAGAGTTCGGAAATGCGGGCCACGTCGTTCATGACCGCTTCAGACGGTTCAAATCCGACAAGTGTATGTTCCATGTTGTGCGGGCAATCCGACCGCAATGCCCCAAAGCCGCTGTGCATTTCCGCAATCATGGACCGTGCCATTGCGCGGGCAATGGGGTCTGAGGGGTAAAGGCCTGCTTGCGGGTTTTCTTCGGCAAGCGTTTCCGCCATCGCCAAGCTATCAGTCAGTAATCCACCGCTCGGTGTGACCAATGCAGGGACCGTTTTCGCACCCGGCAAATGCGCCATGTCTTGCGCCATGGTCCCTGCGTACAAACCGACCATCGTTGTTTTGTAGGGCAGGCCAAACTTCTCAAGCAGAAGCCAGCCGCGCAAAGACCAGCTCGAAAAGGTCCGGTCACCGATGTAGAGTTCGTAAGTCATGGTTTGGTCCCTTTACCCTTTAAGCGACGTGATTGATCGTTCCGATTTGCCAACCTTGCGAGGTGAGATGCACGTCCGTGACTGACAAGTTATCGATCTTGTGCCCCATTGCTTCGTACGGTGTCCCGCCGCATTGCGCGATCACTGTCATGATCATGCCCATATGACCGACAACGACAATATCTTTCGCTTTGTGGTGGTGGGCCAATTGGGTCAACGACGCGATTACGCGTTTCGTGACAGCATTCCAGCTTTCACCGTTCGGCGGTGCCAACGTTCCGGGTTGTTCCCAGAACTGACGGCTAAGAACAGGATCACGTTCCGCGACTTCTGTGTGGTGCAGGCCGTCCCACAGCCCAAAATCAAATTCCCGCAAGGTTTTGCGGTGTGCCAAACGCGTCCTGCCACCCCCGATGGCATCCGCTGTTTGCACAGATCGTTGCAGATCAGATGAAACAAGAAGCCCTTGCTCCGGCAGGTGGGACGACAACCGATCTAACGCCGCAGTATCGGTCAAATCCGCAGGTACATCGCGCCATCCTGTAAAGGTTTTTTGATGCGTGGGCCCGTGCCGGACCAGCCAAAAGCGGGTCAAACCTTCCCCGCGGGGAAGACGTGCGTTGCGGATACAGGATCGTAAGACCCTTTCAGAACCAGTGGCAGGCCAGAGATCACGGTCATGACGACGTCTGCCCGTGCCGCGATCATCTGGTTCACTTTTCCCTGTGCATTCCGAAACTTACGTGACAAGGCATTGTCCGGCACGATGCCCATGCCGACTTCGTTGGACACAACAACGACATCGCACGCACAGGTTAACAGCGCATTCACCAATGCGTCGCAGGCCGCATCAATATCATGATCCCCGAGCAGCACGTTCGTCAGCCACAGGGTCACGCAATCCAGCAGGATGATGTCATCGGCCGACGCCTGATCCAGTACCGACACGATATCGATCTGGGCCTCGATGGTTGTCCAATCGCCCCCGCGCTGCTGCTGATGCTTTTCCAGTTTCGCGCGCATTTCGTCGTCGTAGGGCTGCATCGTCGCGACATATGTTTTGGGCTTACCAGTCGCGCGAACGACCTTTTCTGCAAAGGTTGATTTGCCCGACGCAGCCCCGCCCGTCACAAAATACAATGTCTTCGGCGATTTTTCTTGCAACTTTTTCTGATCCGCTTGGTTCGACCCTTCGTAGACAGATCAATAGCACGGGAACACCCGCGCGCAATCTGGTAGGGATCAAAACATGGCGTTTGACGGTTTTTCGGATCAGAAGATGACACGCAAGGCAATGAAAGCAGAGCTTTTGGATGCCGAAACGGAACTTGCGTTGGCATATGCGTGGCGAGATGATCGAGACGAACAAGCGCTTCATCGCCTGATCACGGCCTACATGCGCCTCGCGATTTCAATGGCAGGTAAGTTCAAGCGGTACGGCGCGCCGATGAACGACCTGATCCAAGAAGCATCCGTTGGGTTGATGAAAGCCGCCGATAAATTCGACCCAGATCGCGGCGTCCGGTTTTCGACATATGCGGTCTGGTGGATCAAAGCATCAATTCAGGATTATGTCATGCGGAACTGGTCGATGGTCCGGACCGGGTCAACGTCATCCCAAAAATCACTGTTCTTCAATCTGCGCCGTGTTCAGGCCCGTCTTGAACGTGAAGCCGCCGCAGAAGGACGCACGATTGACCGTCACGACATGCGTGAAATGATCGCGCTAGAGGTCGGCGTTCCATTGCATGATGTCGAGATGATGGAAGGCCGGTTGTCTGGGTCCGATTATTCGCTCAACGCCACCCAATCTGCTGAAGACGAAGGTCGGGAATGGATTGACGCATTGGAAGATGATGGTCCGCAAGCCGCTGAAACTGTGGAAAACAACCACGATAATGACACGTTGCGTCAGTGGTTGTTGTCCGCTTTGGGCGAATTGAATGATCGTGAACGGTTTATCGTCCGCGAACGTAAAATGCGTGATGATCCGCGGACATTGGAAAGCCTCGGCACCGAACTTGGGCTATCGAAAGAACGTGTTCGCCAGCTTGAAGCGGCGGCTTTTGGCAAAATGCGCAAAAGCCTTGTAGGTCAAAACGAAGAGGTGCATCGTTTCCTCGTATGAGGGTAGCGACATTCATCACTTTTCTAACGGTCTCTCCGGTTTACGCTGGCGAGATCGTTGCGTTTTCGGCGACTGATTTTGACGGGGCGGATATCGTTATTGTTGG
The Rhodobacteraceae bacterium S2214 genome window above contains:
- a CDS encoding penicillin-binding protein activator; protein product: MFACFADARKAAARLFIFLTLVFVSACTVPGQVGVNENTGQRIDPNAPVQVALLVPGGSGNEGRLSASLENAARLAISDLAGVTIDLRVYNTAGDPLQAARVANAAVDDGAKIILGPLFGEAANAAGVSVANRNVNVLAFSNNPTIAGGNVFILGSTFGNTANRLVQYAGRQGINRYTVVHGNSVPGQLGRDAIANAVRANGGQVTAIEGYPLTQQGVSDSSARIVSAARNGGSDAVFFTGDPSADLPFILDGLSAAGLTSNEARFMGLTRWDANADVLGSAAAQGGIIALPDQGLNNAFQNRYASVYGDAPHPLAGLAYDGIAAIGALVAQGNANALTKQALTTSQGFQGTGGIFRFLPNGLNQRGLAIAELRNNQVITLEPAPRSFGGSGL
- the rsmI gene encoding 16S rRNA (cytidine(1402)-2'-O)-methyltransferase; this translates as MNFIEKPLTAGLYFVATPIGSARDMTLRGLDILASADLIAAEDTRTARKLMEIHGVPLGTRQVVAYHDHSGEKPTERLVRAVSEGKSVAYVSEAGTPLVADPGYELGAAMIAADLPVTTAPGASAVLAALTVSGLATDRFAFIGFLPSAKTQRETEIAELRDMPLTLVFYESPKRLHDMLMSLRDVLGGDRRAVVCRELTKKFEETTRGSLDDLVADFADRKVKGEIVVLVDRGNGEKIGENDVQAALVDAMRTMRVKDAATMVAGAMGLPRRQVYQMALGLEKDDE
- a CDS encoding YraN family protein, yielding MTSSTQQAMRASTNHHAGLAAESSVARDYKRRGHSIAHTRWRGRGGEIDLIVRDGDSLIFVEVKKSKSHATALQRVSRRQMDRLCAAASEFVANEPRGALTEMRFDVATVDQTGNVRIIENAFMEA
- the gshB gene encoding glutathione synthase; amino-acid sequence: MPLKVAIQMDPIGPIDINADSTFRIAEEAQARGHSLFYYTPDKLAYREGKVVARGWPLTIQRVEGDHFTLGDEIEVDLADYDVVWLRQDPPFDMGYITTTHILDMIHPGTLVVNDPFWVRNYPEKLLVLNFPDLTPPTMIARDLDTLKSFRAAHGDVILKPLYGNGGAGVFKLKQGDSNLASLHEMFSGINREPLIMQKFLPDVSKGDKRVILVDGEPVGAINRVPADGETRSNMHVGGRPEKVELTDRDREICAAIGPLLREKGQIFVGIDVIGDWLTEINVTSPTGIQELERFDDVNITAKIWEAIEARRAAA
- a CDS encoding YifB family Mg chelatase-like AAA ATPase translates to MSAVAYTVAFDGIDAKMVEVQCAVSPGMPGFAIVGLPDKAVSEARERVRAALTHMAIALPSKKITINMSPANMPKEGSHFDLPIALALLAALEILPRDDVAGTVSLGELSLNGDLVPVIGALPAAMAAAVEGKVLVCPSACGPEAAWVDAAKVIAPQSLAAAIRHFTGQAVLDAAVAGEVHVDANASDLAEVKGQERAKRALEIAAAGRHHLMMVGSPGSGKSMLSKRIPGILPPMSPTEALETSMIHSLAGVLEEGGINRTRPFQEPHHTASTAAIIGGGRTAKPGQISLAHNGVLFLDEFPEFPRSVLETLRQPIETGEVIVARANAHVKYPCRFMLVAAANPCKCGYLADPARACARVPICGEEYMGRISGPLMDRFDLRVEVPPVAYTDLDLPEDGESSAVIAARVAAARDVQSQRFADAAGVRVNAEAEGRVLEQVATPDTEGRALLVKVAERFGLSARGYHRVLRVARTIADLAGETDVRRPHVAEAVSYRLSLSQDV
- a CDS encoding glutathione S-transferase, whose amino-acid sequence is MTYELYIGDRTFSSWSLRGWLLLEKFGLPYKTTMVGLYAGTMAQDMAHLPGAKTVPALVTPSGGLLTDSLAMAETLAEENPQAGLYPSDPIARAMARSMIAEMHSGFGALRSDCPHNMEHTLVGFEPSEAVMNDVARISELWSMARDRFGEDGPWLFGQYSAADAFYAPIANRFTTYGIPLGVTAQAYVDAHIADLSNRQWRAMGQTVRYDPFPYDFGLKTKPWPIDALPARAVDQGPSENETCPYSGKPVTHYLELDGRTFGVCNAFCRDKTVADPAAWPKFMALLNN
- a CDS encoding histidine phosphatase family protein, producing the protein MTRFWLVRHGPTHQKTFTGWRDVPADLTDTAALDRLSSHLPEQGLLVSSDLQRSVQTADAIGGGRTRLAHRKTLREFDFGLWDGLHHTEVAERDPVLSRQFWEQPGTLAPPNGESWNAVTKRVIASLTQLAHHHKAKDIVVVGHMGMIMTVIAQCGGTPYEAMGHKIDNLSVTDVHLTSQGWQIGTINHVA
- the cobU gene encoding bifunctional adenosylcobinamide kinase/adenosylcobinamide-phosphate guanylyltransferase gives rise to the protein MQEKSPKTLYFVTGGAASGKSTFAEKVVRATGKPKTYVATMQPYDDEMRAKLEKHQQQRGGDWTTIEAQIDIVSVLDQASADDIILLDCVTLWLTNVLLGDHDIDAACDALVNALLTCACDVVVVSNEVGMGIVPDNALSRKFRNAQGKVNQMIAARADVVMTVISGLPLVLKGSYDPVSATHVFPAGKV
- a CDS encoding RNA polymerase factor sigma-32, with the protein product MAFDGFSDQKMTRKAMKAELLDAETELALAYAWRDDRDEQALHRLITAYMRLAISMAGKFKRYGAPMNDLIQEASVGLMKAADKFDPDRGVRFSTYAVWWIKASIQDYVMRNWSMVRTGSTSSQKSLFFNLRRVQARLEREAAAEGRTIDRHDMREMIALEVGVPLHDVEMMEGRLSGSDYSLNATQSAEDEGREWIDALEDDGPQAAETVENNHDNDTLRQWLLSALGELNDRERFIVRERKMRDDPRTLESLGTELGLSKERVRQLEAAAFGKMRKSLVGQNEEVHRFLV